The following are from one region of the Nicotiana tabacum cultivar K326 chromosome 3, ASM71507v2, whole genome shotgun sequence genome:
- the LOC107827828 gene encoding uncharacterized protein LOC107827828 isoform X1 translates to MGTLYRSGAFRRSNDRGRLVITTIMGMVFGYFIGISSPYVSLTKITLPSSLMSSLDVAFGDDHRRPSIERFFPENLVNPKIYVPTNPRGAESLPPRIVVSESDFYLRRLWGEPSKDLTNKPKYLVTFTVGLSQMNNIDAAVTKFSDDFQILLFHYDDRTSEWDQFEWSKRAIHISVRKQTKWWYAKRFLHPDVVAAYDYIFIWDEDLGVEHFNAEKYIRLVKKHGLEISQPALEPNSGLTWQMTKRRDDREVHKSTDEKPGWCSNPRLPPCAAFVEIMAPVFSREAWRCVWHMIQNDLVHGWGLDFALRRCVEPAHVKIGVVDSQWIVHQFVPSLGNQGESENGKAPWEGVRERCTNEWAMFQDRLANADESYFVQHGKSRVSCLVHRYYTRFSRNFVRFVIRFSYISFWRGCQTISEVGVSTVNRNIGGSSLYTYMFLVVLWVQRRGCCGDFTVSCTSLLRSATYRVSIRVIYIPRLTCISDGCCNIVVPINRCTCTCDIEFWGFLLDF, encoded by the exons ATGGGAACCTTATATCGCAG TGGGGCTTTCAGAAGATCGAACGATAGAGGCAGACTTGTTATAACAACAATCATGGGAATGGTTTTTGGATATTTTATTGGCATTTCATCTCCATATGTTTCTCTAACAAAG ATTACTTTACCTTCAAGTCTTATGTCATCTCTTGATGTAGCCTTTGGTGATGACCATCGTAGACCTTCAATTGAACGCTTTTTTCCAGAGAATCTGGTAAATCCAAAG ATATATGTTCCAACAAATCCCCGTGGTGCAGAGTCATTGCCACCAAGGATCGTTGTGTCTGAATCAGATTTTTACTTGAGAAGGTTGTGGGGTGAACCAAGTAAG GACCTAACAAATAAGCCAAAGTACTTGGTGACATTTACTGTTGGTTTGAGTCAAATGAACAACATTGATGCAGCTGTTACAAAG TTTTCAGatgattttcaaattttgctTTTCCATTATGATGATCGAACGAGTGAATGGGATCAATTTGAGTGGTCCAAGCGAGCAATTCACATCAGCGTGAGGAAACAGACCAAATG GTGGTATGCAAAGAGATTTTTACATCCTGATGTAGTAGCCGCCTATGATTACATATTTATATGGGATGAAGACCTTGGAGTTGAGCACTTCAATGCAGAGAA GTATATTAGACTAGTTAAAAAACACGGCCTCGAGATTTCTCAGCCTGCTCTTGAACCCAACAGCGGATTGACATGGCAGATGACTAAGAGGAGGGATGATAGAGAAGTTCACAA GAGTACAGATGAGAAACCAGGCTGGTGCAGCAATCCACGTTTGCCTCCTTGTGCAgc TTTTGTGGAAATAATGGCTCCTGTGTTCTCTCGAGAAGCATGGCGATGTGTTTGGCATATGATTCAG AATGATTTGGTGCATGGATGGGGATTGGATTTCGCATTGAGAAGATGTGTAGAG CCTGCTCATGTAAAAATTGGTGTTGTTGATTCACAGTGGATTGTGCATCAATTTGTTCCTTCTCTAGGGAATCAG GGTGAGTCTGAGAATGGTAAAGCTCCTTGGGAAGGG GTAAGAGAAAGGTGTACAAATGAGTGGGCTATGTTCCAAGATCGTTTAGCCAACGCAGATGAATCTTATTTTGTCCAGCATGGAAAGAGTAGA GTGTCCTGTCTTGTGCATAGATACTACAccagattttcaagaaattttgtGCGTTTTGTTATCCGTTTCAGCTATATATCATTTTGGAGGGGCTGCCAAACCATTTCGGAAGTTGGCGTTTCAACAGTTAATAGAAATATTGGCGGATCTAGTTT GTATACATATATGTTTCTGGTGGTCCTCTGGGTGCAGAGGCGCGGTTGttgcggggactttacggtgagctgcacTTCCTTGTTACGATCTGcaacatacagagtctccatcagagttatttatattcccCGTCTAACTTGTATTTCAGACGGATGTTGTAATATTGTTGTACCCATTAATAGATGcacatgcacttgtgacatcgagtTCTGGGGGTTCCTACTAGATTTTTAG
- the LOC107827828 gene encoding uncharacterized protein LOC107827828 isoform X2: protein MGTLYRSGAFRRSNDRGRLVITTIMGMVFGYFIGISSPYVSLTKITLPSSLMSSLDVAFGDDHRRPSIERFFPENLVNPKIYVPTNPRGAESLPPRIVVSESDFYLRRLWGEPSKDLTNKPKYLVTFTVGLSQMNNIDAAVTKFSDDFQILLFHYDDRTSEWDQFEWSKRAIHISVRKQTKWWYAKRFLHPDVVAAYDYIFIWDEDLGVEHFNAEKYIRLVKKHGLEISQPALEPNSGLTWQMTKRRDDREVHKSTDEKPGWCSNPRLPPCAAFVEIMAPVFSREAWRCVWHMIQNDLVHGWGLDFALRRCVEPAHVKIGVVDSQWIVHQFVPSLGNQGESENGKAPWEGVRERCTNEWAMFQDRLANADESYFVQHGKSRVSCLVHRYYTRFSRNFVRFVIRFSYISFWRGCQTISEVGVSTVNRNIGGSSFFEATGIGLRCYRGFGAGYGTSEQGIHICFWWSSGCRGAVVAGTLR, encoded by the exons ATGGGAACCTTATATCGCAG TGGGGCTTTCAGAAGATCGAACGATAGAGGCAGACTTGTTATAACAACAATCATGGGAATGGTTTTTGGATATTTTATTGGCATTTCATCTCCATATGTTTCTCTAACAAAG ATTACTTTACCTTCAAGTCTTATGTCATCTCTTGATGTAGCCTTTGGTGATGACCATCGTAGACCTTCAATTGAACGCTTTTTTCCAGAGAATCTGGTAAATCCAAAG ATATATGTTCCAACAAATCCCCGTGGTGCAGAGTCATTGCCACCAAGGATCGTTGTGTCTGAATCAGATTTTTACTTGAGAAGGTTGTGGGGTGAACCAAGTAAG GACCTAACAAATAAGCCAAAGTACTTGGTGACATTTACTGTTGGTTTGAGTCAAATGAACAACATTGATGCAGCTGTTACAAAG TTTTCAGatgattttcaaattttgctTTTCCATTATGATGATCGAACGAGTGAATGGGATCAATTTGAGTGGTCCAAGCGAGCAATTCACATCAGCGTGAGGAAACAGACCAAATG GTGGTATGCAAAGAGATTTTTACATCCTGATGTAGTAGCCGCCTATGATTACATATTTATATGGGATGAAGACCTTGGAGTTGAGCACTTCAATGCAGAGAA GTATATTAGACTAGTTAAAAAACACGGCCTCGAGATTTCTCAGCCTGCTCTTGAACCCAACAGCGGATTGACATGGCAGATGACTAAGAGGAGGGATGATAGAGAAGTTCACAA GAGTACAGATGAGAAACCAGGCTGGTGCAGCAATCCACGTTTGCCTCCTTGTGCAgc TTTTGTGGAAATAATGGCTCCTGTGTTCTCTCGAGAAGCATGGCGATGTGTTTGGCATATGATTCAG AATGATTTGGTGCATGGATGGGGATTGGATTTCGCATTGAGAAGATGTGTAGAG CCTGCTCATGTAAAAATTGGTGTTGTTGATTCACAGTGGATTGTGCATCAATTTGTTCCTTCTCTAGGGAATCAG GGTGAGTCTGAGAATGGTAAAGCTCCTTGGGAAGGG GTAAGAGAAAGGTGTACAAATGAGTGGGCTATGTTCCAAGATCGTTTAGCCAACGCAGATGAATCTTATTTTGTCCAGCATGGAAAGAGTAGA GTGTCCTGTCTTGTGCATAGATACTACAccagattttcaagaaattttgtGCGTTTTGTTATCCGTTTCAGCTATATATCATTTTGGAGGGGCTGCCAAACCATTTCGGAAGTTGGCGTTTCAACAGTTAATAGAAATATTGGCGGATCTAGTTT ttttgaagcgacaggcatcggtttgaggtgttacagaggctttggagccggttatggaacttcggagcaag GTATACATATATGTTTCTGGTGGTCCTCTGGGTGCAGAGGCGCGGTTGttgcggggactttacggtga
- the LOC107827828 gene encoding uncharacterized protein LOC107827828 isoform X3 translates to MGTLYRSGAFRRSNDRGRLVITTIMGMVFGYFIGISSPYVSLTKITLPSSLMSSLDVAFGDDHRRPSIERFFPENLVNPKIYVPTNPRGAESLPPRIVVSESDFYLRRLWGEPSKDLTNKPKYLVTFTVGLSQMNNIDAAVTKFSDDFQILLFHYDDRTSEWDQFEWSKRAIHISVRKQTKWWYAKRFLHPDVVAAYDYIFIWDEDLGVEHFNAEKYIRLVKKHGLEISQPALEPNSGLTWQMTKRRDDREVHKSTDEKPGWCSNPRLPPCAAFVEIMAPVFSREAWRCVWHMIQNDLVHGWGLDFALRRCVEPAHVKIGVVDSQWIVHQFVPSLGNQGESENGKAPWEGVRERCTNEWAMFQDRLANADESYFVQHGKSRLYIILEGLPNHFGSWRFNS, encoded by the exons ATGGGAACCTTATATCGCAG TGGGGCTTTCAGAAGATCGAACGATAGAGGCAGACTTGTTATAACAACAATCATGGGAATGGTTTTTGGATATTTTATTGGCATTTCATCTCCATATGTTTCTCTAACAAAG ATTACTTTACCTTCAAGTCTTATGTCATCTCTTGATGTAGCCTTTGGTGATGACCATCGTAGACCTTCAATTGAACGCTTTTTTCCAGAGAATCTGGTAAATCCAAAG ATATATGTTCCAACAAATCCCCGTGGTGCAGAGTCATTGCCACCAAGGATCGTTGTGTCTGAATCAGATTTTTACTTGAGAAGGTTGTGGGGTGAACCAAGTAAG GACCTAACAAATAAGCCAAAGTACTTGGTGACATTTACTGTTGGTTTGAGTCAAATGAACAACATTGATGCAGCTGTTACAAAG TTTTCAGatgattttcaaattttgctTTTCCATTATGATGATCGAACGAGTGAATGGGATCAATTTGAGTGGTCCAAGCGAGCAATTCACATCAGCGTGAGGAAACAGACCAAATG GTGGTATGCAAAGAGATTTTTACATCCTGATGTAGTAGCCGCCTATGATTACATATTTATATGGGATGAAGACCTTGGAGTTGAGCACTTCAATGCAGAGAA GTATATTAGACTAGTTAAAAAACACGGCCTCGAGATTTCTCAGCCTGCTCTTGAACCCAACAGCGGATTGACATGGCAGATGACTAAGAGGAGGGATGATAGAGAAGTTCACAA GAGTACAGATGAGAAACCAGGCTGGTGCAGCAATCCACGTTTGCCTCCTTGTGCAgc TTTTGTGGAAATAATGGCTCCTGTGTTCTCTCGAGAAGCATGGCGATGTGTTTGGCATATGATTCAG AATGATTTGGTGCATGGATGGGGATTGGATTTCGCATTGAGAAGATGTGTAGAG CCTGCTCATGTAAAAATTGGTGTTGTTGATTCACAGTGGATTGTGCATCAATTTGTTCCTTCTCTAGGGAATCAG GGTGAGTCTGAGAATGGTAAAGCTCCTTGGGAAGGG GTAAGAGAAAGGTGTACAAATGAGTGGGCTATGTTCCAAGATCGTTTAGCCAACGCAGATGAATCTTATTTTGTCCAGCATGGAAAGAGTAGA CTATATATCATTTTGGAGGGGCTGCCAAACCATTTCGGAAGTTGGCGTTTCAACAGTTAA